Below is a genomic region from Candidatus Cloacimonas sp..
GAAAATCATTCCCCAAGGTAAAGCTGTCGGTTTACCCCATAATTCGCCATTGATAAAATTTCCGAGGCGTCCCAGTCCCAAACCGATAGCTACTATTGGAATTGCCGCATCAGCCATGGCATAAAAATTCAGCTTATGCCGATGACAATATATCCACCCGGCAATTATTACTCCCAAGGCACCTCCGTGAAAGCTCATTCCTCCTTCCCAAACAGCAAAAACCATCATCGGATGAGCGATATAATAGGGCAAGTTATAAAAAAGAATATAACCAATACGACCACCTAATATAACACCTAACATCAGATAAAAAATGATGGATTCATAGTGTTCTTTGGAGAGCTTGATATTGCGCAATTTCAGAAACGGTTTGTATAAGACGAAGGTTAAAATGAAGCTTAAAACATAGAATAAGCCATACCAACGAATATGCAGATTTAAACTGCCTATGCTAAAGCTAACGATATCGGGATTTATTTGGGGGAAAGTAATCATCTGTGTGTAAGT
It encodes:
- the lgt gene encoding prolipoprotein diacylglyceryl transferase, which produces MITFPQINPDIVSFSIGSLNLHIRWYGLFYVLSFILTFVLYKPFLKLRNIKLSKEHYESIIFYLMLGVILGGRIGYILFYNLPYYIAHPMMVFAVWEGGMSFHGGALGVIIAGWIYCHRHKLNFYAMADAAIPIVAIGLGLGRLGNFINGELWGKPTALPWGMIFPGSDGVPRHPSQLYELFLEGIVMFVITFYLLKKLKKDGLVFWSFIGLYGIFRFLIEFVREPDEIDFYTQFGFIFGFMSIGQFLSLIMIILSVLGFYKITTRHKENPKPDK